ACCGACTTTCAGACGCCGTCCAAACCGCTTTCTTTGAAGGAAAAGGCGAACTATTTATAGAAAAGCTAGCAGATAATTCTCGTCGCCAGTTTTCAAATAAGTTTGAGCTTGATGGAATTACTTTTTTAGAACCTAATGTTCACTTATTCTCTTTTAATAATCCATACGGTGCATGCCCTACTTGTGAAGGTTATGGTGATGTAATAGGAATAGATGAAGATCTTGTAGTACCTAATACTGGACTATCAATCTATGAGAACGCCGTGTTCCCTTGGCGTGGTGATAGTATGAGCCATTATCGTGACCAGCTAGTTAATCGAGCTTATAAATTTGATTTTCCTATCCATAAGCCTTGGTTCGAATTAACACCAGAACAACAGCAGCTTGTTTGGGATGGTAATAAAGAATTTGATGGGCTCAATAAGTTCTTTAAATTCTTAGAATCTAAGGCATATAAAATTCAAAATAGAGTAATGTTATCGCGTTATCGTGGTAAAACTAAGTGTAACACTTGTAAAGGAAAGCGTCTACGCCCTGAAGCGACTTATGTAAAAATAGGTGGTAAAAATATCGTTGACCTAGTAGAGCTACCACTAGACGAAGTAGCAGTTTTCTTCAAAAGCCTAACGCTTAATGAGTATGATACTAAGGTCGCAAAAAGATTACTTACAGAGATTACAAGTAGACTGAGTTTTCTTGAAAAAGTAGGGCTCAACTACCTTACTCTTAATAGAAAGTCAAATACACTCTCAGGTGGTGAATCGCAACGTATCAATCTTGCAACTTCTTTAGGAAGCAGTCTTGTAGGTTCTATGTACATTCTTGATGAGCCAAGTATAGGCTTACACCCTAAAGACACAGAAAAGCTCATTGAGGTGCTACAATCGCTACGCGATCTAGGCAATACGGTTATCGTTGTAGAACATGACGAGGACATTATGAAAAAAGCAGATTTTATCATTGATATAGGGCCAGAAGCAGGAACCTTTGGAGGAGATGTGGTTGCTGTAGGTGATTATGATGAGATTTTAAAAAGTGATTCTCTAACTGCAGGATATCTCAATGGAACATTAGAAATTGAAATTCCTAAAAAACGTAGAACTACAAAATTTTATGCCGAAGTTATTGGCGCTCGTGAAAATAACTTACAGAACGTAAACGTACGTTTTCCACTTGGTGTATTTACAGCAGTAACTGGTGTTTCTGGAAGTGGAAAATCTACCTTAGTTAGAAAAATATTATACCCTGCCATGCTTAAAGCAATAGGCGGCTATGGTGAAAAAGCAGGACAATTTACAGAGCTTAAAGGAAATTATGACAATATAAAAACCATAGAATTTGTAGATCAAAATCCTATTGGGAGATCTTCTAGATCAAATCCAGTTACTTACATTAAAGCTTACGATGACATACGTAAATTATTTGAAAGTCAGAAGCTTAGCAAAATAAGGAACTACAAAGCAAAGCACTTTTCTTTTAACGTAGATGGCGGGAGATGTGAGACTTGTAAAGGTGAAGGTGAAGTAACCATTGAGATGCAATTCATGGCAGACGTCCACTTAGAATGTGAGACCTGTAAGGGCAAGCGTTTTAAGAAAGAGGTGCTAGAAGTACAATTCAACGATAAGAATATTGATGATATTCTCA
The genomic region above belongs to Dokdonia sp. Dokd-P16 and contains:
- the uvrA gene encoding excinuclease ABC subunit UvrA, which codes for MLIDVKDVNPKKNIIIKGAKLHNLKNINAVIPRNKLVVITGLSGSGKSSLAFDTLYAEGQRRYVESLSSYARQFLGRLDKPKVDYIKGIAPAIAIEQKVNSTNPRSTVGTTTEIYDYLKLLFARIGKTYSPVSGNEVKKDTVSDVVAHVSAFAKREKLLLLAPIHLEKGRKIESKLQALLQQGYARIQVKGEVKRLDEVAEIGSKLKAKDVLLVVDRIINDPEDEDFINRLSDAVQTAFFEGKGELFIEKLADNSRRQFSNKFELDGITFLEPNVHLFSFNNPYGACPTCEGYGDVIGIDEDLVVPNTGLSIYENAVFPWRGDSMSHYRDQLVNRAYKFDFPIHKPWFELTPEQQQLVWDGNKEFDGLNKFFKFLESKAYKIQNRVMLSRYRGKTKCNTCKGKRLRPEATYVKIGGKNIVDLVELPLDEVAVFFKSLTLNEYDTKVAKRLLTEITSRLSFLEKVGLNYLTLNRKSNTLSGGESQRINLATSLGSSLVGSMYILDEPSIGLHPKDTEKLIEVLQSLRDLGNTVIVVEHDEDIMKKADFIIDIGPEAGTFGGDVVAVGDYDEILKSDSLTAGYLNGTLEIEIPKKRRTTKFYAEVIGARENNLQNVNVRFPLGVFTAVTGVSGSGKSTLVRKILYPAMLKAIGGYGEKAGQFTELKGNYDNIKTIEFVDQNPIGRSSRSNPVTYIKAYDDIRKLFESQKLSKIRNYKAKHFSFNVDGGRCETCKGEGEVTIEMQFMADVHLECETCKGKRFKKEVLEVQFNDKNIDDILTMTIDDAVAFFTTHNEAKITRKLKPLQDVGLGYVTLGQSSSTLSGGEAQRIKLASFLVKGTTKDKTLFIFDEPTTGLHFHDIKKLLASFEALIAKGHSIIVVEHNMDLVKCADHVIDMGPEGGKNGGILVASGTPEEVAKNKKSFTGKYLKEKL